From a region of the Eulemur rufifrons isolate Redbay chromosome 7, OSU_ERuf_1, whole genome shotgun sequence genome:
- the IGSF10 gene encoding immunoglobulin superfamily member 10 isoform X3 — protein sequence MGSRIHVYPNGSLFIGSVTEKDGGDYLCVARNKMGDDLILMHVSLRLKPAKIDHKQYFKKQVLHGKDFQVDCKASGSPVPEISWSLPDGTMINNAMQADDSGHRTRRYVLFDNGTLYFNKVGIAEEGDYTCHAQNTLGKDEMKVHLTVITAAPRIRQGYKGNTRIKAGDTAVLDCEVIGDPKPKIFWLLPSNDMVSFSNGRYIFHANGSLSINKVKLLDSGEYVCVARNPSGDDTKMYKLDVVSKPPLINGRYTNRTVIKATAVRHSKKHFDCRVEGTPSPQVMWIMPDNIFLTAPYYGSRITVYTNGTLEIRNVRLSDSADFTCVARNEGGESVLVVQLEVLEMLRRPTFRNPFNEKIVAQLGKSTALNCSVDGNPPPEIIWILPNGTRFSNGPQNSQYLIASNGSFIIYKTIRDDAGKYRCAARNKVGYIEKLIILEIGQKPVILTYALGTVKSISGESLSLHCVSDGIPKPNIKWTMPSGYVLDRPQINGKYTLHDNGTLVIKEATAYDRGNYICKAQNSVGHALITVPVMIVAYPPRITKHPPRSILTRTGAAFQLHCLALGVPKPEITWEIPDHSLLSMASKRRKHGSELLHLQGTLVIQNPQTSDSGIYKCTAKNPLGSDHATTYIQVI from the coding sequence ATGGGCAGTCGAATCCACGTCTACCCAAATGGATCCCTGTTTATTGGATCTGTAACAGAAAAAGACGGTGGTGACTACTTGTGTGTGGCaagaaacaaaatgggagatgATCTGATACTGATGCATGTCAGCCTAAGACTGAAACCTGCCAAAATTGACCAcaagcagtattttaaaaaacaagtgcTCCATGGGAAAGATTTCCAAGTTGATTGCAAAGCTTCTGGCTCACCGGTGCCTGAGATCTCCTGGAGTTTGCCTGATGGAACGATGATCAACAATGCAATGCAAGCTGATGACAGCGGCCACAGGACCAGGAGGTACGTCCTTTTTGACAATGGAACCTTATACTTCAACAAAGTTGGGATAGCAGAGGAAGGAGATTATACTTGCCATGCCCAGAACACCCTAGGAAAGGATGAAATGAAGGTCCACCTAACAGTTATAACAGCTGCCCCACGGATAAGGCAGGGTTACAAGGGCAACACAAGAATCAAAGCTGGAGACACAGCTGTTCTTGACTGTGAGGTCATTGGGGATcccaaaccaaaaatattttggttGCTGCCTTCCAACGACATGGTTTCCTTCTCCAATGGTAGGTATATATTTCATGCTAACGGGTCTTTGTCcatcaacaaagtgaaactgCTTGATTCtggagagtatgtgtgtgtagcCCGAAATCCCAGTGGGGATGACACCAAAATGTACAAACTGGATGTTGTCTCTAAGCCTCCATTAATCAATGGTCGGTATACAAACAGAACTGTTATTAAGGCTACAGCCGTGAGGCATTCCAAAAAACACTTTGACTGCAGAGTCGAAGGGACACCCTCTCCTCAAGTCATGTGGATCATGCCGGACAATATTTTCCTCACAGCCCCATACTATGGAAGCAGAATCACGGTCTATACAAATGGAACCTTGGAAATCAGGAATGTGAGGCTTTCAGATTCAGCTGATTTTACTTGCGTGGCTCGAAATGAAGGAGGAGAAAGTGTGTTGGTAGTACAGTTAGAAGTACTGGAAATGCTGAGAAGACCAACATTCCGAAAtccttttaatgaaaaaatagttgCCCAGCTTGGAAAGTCCACTGCATTGAATTGCTCTGTTGATGGTAACCCACCGCCTGAGATAATCTGGATTTTACCAAATGGCACGCGGTTTTCCAATGGACCACAAAATTCTCAGTATCTGATAGCAAGCAATGgttcttttatcatttataaaacaattcgGGACGACGCAGGAAAATATCGCTGTGCAGCTAGAAATAAAGTTGGCTATATTGAGAAATTAATCATTTTAGAAATTGGCCAGAAGCCAGTTATTCTTACATATGCACTAGGGACAGTAAAAAGTATCAGTGGAGAATCTCTATCACTGCATTGTGTGTCTGATGGAATCCCTAAGCCCAATATCAAATGGACTATGCCAAGTGGTTATGTTTTAGACAGGCCTCAAATTAATGGGAAATACACATTACATGACAATGGCACTTTAGTAATCAAAGAAGCAACAGCTTATGACAGAGGAAACTATATTTGTAAGGCTCAAAATAGTGTTGGTCACGCACTGATCACAGTTCCAGTAATGATTGTAGCCTATCCTCCCAGAATTACAAAGCACCCACCCAGGAGCATCCTCACAAGGACAGGAGCAGCCTTTCAGCTCCACTGTCTGGCCCTGGGAGTTCCAAAGCCAGAAATCACATGGGAGATCCCAGACCACTCCTTGCTGTCAATGGCAAGCAAGCGGAGGAAACATGGAAGTGAACTGCTGCACCTACAAGGTACCCTAGTCATTCAGAACCCCCAAACCTCTGATTCTGGGATATACAAATGTACAGCAAAGAATCCACTTGGTAGTGATCATGCAACAACTTATATTCAAGTAATCTGA